In the genome of Myxococcus stipitatus, one region contains:
- a CDS encoding class I adenylate-forming enzyme family protein: protein MSATDSSPAWVLAHAERTPNAPAIDSPWTRLDYRRLAEALRTLAGHLRASGVAPGDKVLIALPLGSAGAVAGLAVQALGACAVELDRETGASSVDAILAQTQAHHAFIFGQDARKWAGKPGLGHLYVIHSTRPPERMLQVLSPATCTWVQEDGALDPEAPVTPLSALPDVKSDAHAAIVYTSGSTGTPRGVIQTFGNIAANTRSIVEYLGLSSRDRAHLVLPLHYCYGKSVLQTHLLVGGSVFLDPRFMYPQVVLEAMAEERSTGFAGVPLTFELLRRQAGAEALSKLRLRYATQAGGGMSPDTIQWTREALYPAELYVMYGQTEATARLSYLPPTRAAEKAGSIGVSIPGVELRVVGDDGTSLPSGETGNLVARGANVTPGYLGAPEETAAILRNGWLWTGDLAWRDADGFIFLVGRAKEILKIGGHRVSPAELEHQLARHAAVREVAVVGVPDALGGEAACAVVVLQEGVAAKEDELRRFCREALPVHKVPKHVVFTDALPRGPSGKVLKAELRTRYSSVGSS from the coding sequence ATGAGCGCGACGGATTCCTCTCCCGCCTGGGTGCTGGCCCATGCCGAGCGCACCCCCAACGCGCCCGCCATCGACTCGCCCTGGACGCGGCTCGATTACAGACGGCTCGCCGAGGCCCTGCGTACGCTCGCGGGGCACCTGCGCGCGTCCGGTGTCGCCCCCGGTGACAAGGTGCTCATCGCCCTGCCCCTCGGCTCGGCGGGCGCGGTGGCGGGGCTCGCGGTCCAGGCGCTGGGCGCGTGCGCGGTGGAGCTGGACCGGGAGACGGGCGCGAGCTCCGTCGACGCCATCCTCGCGCAGACCCAGGCCCACCATGCCTTCATCTTCGGACAGGACGCCCGCAAGTGGGCGGGCAAGCCCGGCCTGGGACACCTGTATGTGATTCACTCCACGCGCCCACCGGAGCGCATGCTGCAAGTCCTGTCACCCGCGACGTGCACGTGGGTGCAGGAGGACGGAGCCCTCGACCCCGAGGCTCCGGTGACGCCCCTGAGCGCACTCCCGGACGTGAAGTCCGATGCCCACGCGGCCATCGTCTACACCTCGGGCAGCACGGGCACGCCTCGCGGTGTCATCCAGACGTTCGGGAACATCGCCGCGAACACGCGCTCCATCGTGGAGTACCTGGGCCTGTCGTCACGCGACCGGGCGCACCTGGTCCTCCCGCTGCACTATTGCTACGGGAAGAGCGTCCTGCAGACGCACCTGCTCGTGGGGGGCTCGGTGTTCCTGGACCCTCGCTTCATGTATCCGCAGGTGGTGCTGGAGGCGATGGCGGAGGAGCGCAGCACGGGCTTCGCGGGCGTGCCGCTGACGTTCGAGCTGCTGCGTCGCCAGGCCGGCGCCGAGGCGCTGTCCAAGCTGCGACTGCGCTACGCCACCCAGGCCGGCGGCGGCATGTCACCCGACACGATTCAGTGGACGCGGGAGGCGCTGTACCCCGCGGAGCTGTACGTCATGTACGGACAGACCGAGGCCACGGCCCGACTGAGCTACCTGCCGCCGACCCGGGCCGCGGAGAAGGCGGGCTCCATCGGAGTCTCCATTCCTGGCGTGGAGCTGCGCGTCGTGGGCGACGACGGCACGTCCCTCCCCTCGGGCGAGACAGGGAACCTGGTGGCGAGGGGCGCCAACGTAACGCCCGGCTATCTCGGCGCGCCCGAGGAGACCGCCGCCATCCTCCGGAACGGCTGGCTGTGGACGGGCGACCTGGCCTGGCGGGATGCGGATGGCTTCATCTTCCTGGTGGGACGCGCCAAGGAGATCCTCAAGATTGGCGGCCACCGGGTGAGCCCCGCGGAGCTGGAGCATCAGCTCGCGCGTCACGCGGCGGTGCGCGAGGTGGCGGTGGTGGGTGTGCCGGACGCGCTGGGCGGAGAGGCCGCCTGCGCGGTGGTGGTGCTCCAGGAGGGAGTCGCGGCGAAGGAGGACGAACTGCGGCGCTTCTGCAGGGAGGCCCTGCCGGTGCACAAGGTCCCCAAGCATGTGGTGTTCACGGACGCATTGCCTCGCGGGCCCAGTGGGAAGGTGCTCAAGGCGGAGCTGCGCACCCGGTATTCATCGGTCGGTTCTTCGTGA
- the asnB gene encoding asparagine synthase (glutamine-hydrolyzing): MCGIAGFTYPAGGTARSEPAERLRRMTASLRHRGPDAQRALLLEGVALGHTRLSIVDLTGGHQPMRDAATGLTIVFNGEIFNHVELREQLSSQYTFRTRSDTEVILAAFLAWGIDCVRKLEGQWAFALWDPRDATLWLSRDRVGICPLFYAELPGGQLAFGSEAKALFASGLVTPALDARGLKQTFQLWAPVAPRTSFEGVRLLPPAHSARFRAGKLETFRYWDLDFGVEPSTASDARIQEELGETLERAVRLRLRADVPVAAYLSGGLDSSLLCALAQEQLGGTLQTFSVGFAHARFDEREHQATVARELRTNHRVVEMKDGDIGALVPGVIFHAEQAMMRSAPAPFLRLSEWVRDNRIRVVLTGEGSDEMFLGYDLFKETKVRQFWARHPASKWRPLLLRRLYPTLSVSQQNVELLREFFGMGLDEPGSLGFSHLVRWSNSGRILRFLAPDFAAGVADEDPVASVLATVPASVASWRPLARAQYLEAKTLLSGYLLSAQGDRMLLGNAVEGRFPFLDTSVMELAARIPERVRLKGLDEKNVLKRFARGRVPASILERSKFPYRAPIAGALVGPDAPAWARELLAPEVVAKVGVFDARKAERLVAKLRAPNSAESEADTMALFAIASTQLLAHHFLTPRSPSQADLDAVELEAA; the protein is encoded by the coding sequence ATGTGTGGCATCGCGGGTTTCACATATCCGGCGGGAGGGACCGCTCGGTCCGAGCCCGCCGAGCGGCTTCGCCGGATGACGGCCAGCCTCCGCCACCGGGGCCCCGACGCGCAGCGGGCCTTGTTGTTGGAGGGGGTGGCCCTGGGCCACACGCGTCTGTCCATCGTCGACCTCACGGGTGGGCACCAGCCCATGCGCGACGCGGCGACGGGGCTCACCATCGTCTTCAACGGTGAAATCTTCAACCACGTGGAGCTGCGCGAGCAGCTCTCCAGCCAGTACACGTTCCGCACGCGCTCGGACACGGAGGTCATCCTCGCGGCGTTCCTCGCATGGGGCATCGACTGTGTGCGGAAGCTCGAGGGCCAGTGGGCCTTCGCGCTGTGGGACCCGCGAGATGCGACGCTGTGGCTGTCCAGGGACCGGGTGGGCATCTGCCCGCTGTTCTACGCGGAGCTGCCCGGTGGACAGCTCGCGTTCGGCTCGGAGGCCAAGGCGCTGTTCGCGAGCGGGCTGGTGACACCCGCGCTGGATGCGCGAGGGCTGAAGCAGACCTTCCAGCTGTGGGCGCCAGTCGCCCCACGCACGTCGTTCGAGGGGGTCCGGCTGTTGCCTCCGGCGCACTCGGCCCGCTTCCGTGCGGGGAAGCTGGAGACGTTCCGCTACTGGGACCTGGACTTCGGCGTGGAGCCGAGCACGGCGAGCGACGCGCGCATCCAGGAGGAGCTGGGTGAGACGCTGGAGCGGGCCGTGCGGCTGCGGCTGCGCGCGGACGTGCCCGTGGCGGCGTACCTGTCGGGCGGACTGGACTCCAGCCTGTTGTGCGCGCTGGCGCAGGAGCAGCTGGGAGGGACGCTGCAGACGTTCTCCGTGGGCTTCGCGCACGCGCGCTTCGACGAGCGGGAGCACCAGGCCACGGTGGCGCGCGAGCTGCGGACGAACCACCGCGTGGTGGAGATGAAGGACGGGGACATCGGCGCGCTGGTGCCCGGCGTCATCTTCCATGCGGAGCAGGCGATGATGCGCTCGGCGCCCGCACCGTTCCTCCGCCTGAGCGAGTGGGTGCGGGACAATCGCATCCGGGTGGTGCTGACGGGCGAGGGCTCGGACGAGATGTTCCTGGGCTACGACCTCTTCAAGGAGACGAAGGTCCGCCAGTTCTGGGCGCGGCATCCGGCGTCGAAGTGGCGGCCCCTGCTGTTGCGGCGGCTCTACCCCACCCTGTCGGTGAGCCAGCAGAACGTGGAGCTCCTGCGGGAGTTCTTCGGCATGGGGCTCGACGAGCCGGGGAGCCTGGGCTTCTCGCACCTGGTGCGCTGGTCGAACAGCGGCCGCATCCTGCGCTTCCTCGCGCCCGACTTCGCGGCGGGCGTGGCGGATGAGGACCCGGTGGCCTCGGTGCTGGCGACAGTGCCTGCGTCCGTGGCCTCGTGGCGTCCGCTGGCGCGGGCGCAGTACCTGGAGGCGAAGACGCTGCTGTCCGGTTACCTCCTGTCCGCGCAGGGCGACCGCATGCTCCTGGGCAATGCGGTGGAGGGGCGATTCCCCTTCCTGGACACGTCGGTGATGGAGCTGGCGGCGCGGATTCCCGAGCGCGTGCGGCTCAAGGGACTGGACGAGAAGAACGTGCTCAAGCGCTTCGCGCGAGGCCGTGTCCCCGCATCGATTCTCGAGCGCAGCAAGTTCCCCTACCGGGCCCCCATCGCGGGAGCGCTGGTGGGGCCGGACGCGCCCGCGTGGGCTCGGGAGCTGCTCGCGCCCGAGGTGGTGGCGAAGGTGGGGGTGTTCGATGCGCGCAAGGCGGAGCGGCTCGTCGCCAAGCTGCGTGCGCCCAACTCCGCCGAGAGCGAGGCCGACACGATGGCCCTGTTCGCCATCGCGTCCACGCAGCTGCTGGCACATCACTTCCTCACGCCACGCTCGCCATCGCAGGCGGACCTGGATGCGGTGGAGCTGGAGGCGGCATGA
- a CDS encoding acyl carrier protein has translation MSIRDRIRAFIVDTFFVDDFGDNDSFLRKGLIDSTGMMELVSFIETEFGIKLEDKELVPENLDSLARVVAFVERKQPQRLPQAG, from the coding sequence GTGAGCATTCGTGACCGTATCCGTGCCTTCATCGTCGACACGTTCTTCGTGGACGACTTCGGCGACAACGACTCCTTCCTGCGCAAGGGGCTCATCGACTCCACGGGGATGATGGAGCTGGTGTCCTTCATCGAGACGGAGTTCGGCATCAAGCTCGAGGACAAGGAGCTGGTGCCCGAGAACCTGGACTCGCTGGCGAGGGTGGTGGCCTTCGTCGAGCGCAAGCAGCCACAGCGGCTTCCGCAAGCGGGCTGA
- a CDS encoding acyltransferase — translation MTSRLPFVRLPAVAAQLEELRKSMQPRAERAVALVRARWVFRAVQSMGRNVAAYGPLSVHNEGEMVLGDRLTFVAGMIPSSLSCHPGAQLFIGPESQFNYGVALEAWQSVRVGARCMFASFVRVGDRDGRHTAPIVIEDDVWVAHGAIIMPGVRVGARSVVAAGSIVTQDVPPDTLAMGNPARNMSLELVARDTGS, via the coding sequence ATGACGTCGCGTCTGCCATTTGTCCGGCTGCCCGCGGTGGCCGCCCAGCTCGAGGAGCTGCGCAAGTCCATGCAGCCTCGCGCCGAGCGCGCGGTGGCGCTGGTGCGCGCGCGCTGGGTGTTCCGCGCCGTCCAGTCGATGGGCCGCAACGTGGCCGCCTACGGGCCGCTCTCCGTGCACAACGAAGGCGAGATGGTGTTGGGAGACCGGCTCACCTTCGTGGCGGGCATGATTCCCAGCTCGCTGTCGTGTCACCCGGGAGCGCAGCTCTTCATCGGTCCGGAGAGCCAGTTCAACTACGGCGTCGCGCTGGAGGCCTGGCAGTCGGTGCGCGTGGGCGCCCGGTGCATGTTCGCCTCGTTCGTCCGGGTGGGAGACCGGGACGGACGGCACACGGCGCCCATCGTCATCGAGGATGACGTCTGGGTGGCCCACGGCGCCATCATCATGCCCGGGGTGCGCGTGGGCGCGCGCTCCGTGGTCGCCGCCGGCAGCATCGTCACGCAGGACGTGCCTCCCGACACCCTGGCCATGGGCAACCCCGCTCGGAACATGAGCCTGGAGCTTGTCGCCCGCGACACAGGCAGCTGA
- a CDS encoding acyltransferase, which produces MTPFHQSLSRELKTLLSRLKLRRCQEVGDSPTVLGRVWIHGAGRVHVGHRVILDGRLAPIELNVVASDSLIILGDDVVLEGGASLEAMSSITVGAGSRLGAFCKVMDNQHHPLRGNRHARPASVPLVIEEAVSVGSRAILLPGTHLSKGCTVAPGTVVSRKIPAGVSVGGVPARVLRREVMG; this is translated from the coding sequence ATGACGCCGTTCCATCAATCCCTTTCGCGAGAGCTGAAGACGCTCCTGTCCCGCCTGAAGCTGCGGCGCTGTCAGGAGGTGGGGGACTCGCCCACGGTGCTGGGCCGTGTGTGGATTCACGGCGCGGGTCGAGTGCATGTGGGCCACCGCGTCATCCTGGACGGCCGGCTGGCCCCCATCGAGCTGAACGTCGTGGCGAGTGACAGCCTCATCATCCTGGGTGATGACGTGGTCCTCGAAGGCGGCGCCTCGCTGGAGGCGATGAGCTCCATCACCGTGGGCGCGGGCTCGCGCCTGGGTGCCTTCTGCAAGGTCATGGACAATCAGCACCATCCGCTCCGGGGCAACCGCCATGCGCGGCCCGCGTCGGTGCCGCTGGTCATCGAGGAGGCGGTGTCGGTGGGAAGCCGCGCCATCCTCCTTCCGGGGACACACCTCTCCAAGGGCTGCACGGTGGCGCCCGGGACGGTGGTCTCCCGGAAGATTCCGGCTGGAGTCAGTGTGGGCGGCGTGCCTGCCCGAGTCTTGCGCAGGGAGGTGATGGGATGA
- a CDS encoding ABC transporter permease, with protein MDSLRQDFRYALRTLKHTPGFTLAAVVTLALAIGANTVLFSAIHAMLLKPLPFRSPAELVRIWCEQEGINFASVTPAELLGWREHSRGFSELAGFSRRDLSLTGGDTPERVRAARVTPNFFKLLGTSPMQGRDFVDEDAQPDNASRTALVSHGFWRMSMGGAADAVGRDIILDGHSHTVVGILPEGFTFPDFGDHVDVWLPDWMDPEAHGNHYMRVLGRLAPGISMEAATADLKRAALTVYESRVGDKPDKAHTVTTALWQEHLTSSSRPVLWALWGAVGFVLLIACANVANLLLVRALARQRDGAIRAALGASRARRVQQALAESVLLGLFGGVVGLLLVMWGMELVRTLLPESMLRMTPVELSVPALLFSLALSVGAGLLFGLAPALHTTGMDVLPLLKQSSTAVGARANHPLRNMLVAVQLALALVLLVGTVLMVQTLRNVQGVAPGFDAEGVLAGRLSLPDVKYPHPEKLRGFYTELLGRLRALPEVESAGVVNDAPLGGSNTNGDFTLEGGAVNPTARHVAEFRVASPDYFRTLRIAVRQGRDFGPQDSEKSAPVIIVNESFVRTFLGGSEPLGRRVRLDWSDHEPFREIVGVVADVRHARLTEPATPEAYVPFDQYPLRVMSLVLRTRREPSTLAGSVRQELKALDADQPIFDLLPFDTRLERQLSRPLATTRLLAAFALLAVVLAGVGVYGVMAYSVGQRTRELGIRLALGAHPRQVLGLVMRQGLRLTVLGVGMGLLTAVVCMRLLASLLYGVNANEPTVFAGVALVLAGVSILATWVPALRASRVSPSVSLRAE; from the coding sequence ATGGACTCGCTTCGTCAGGACTTCCGCTACGCGCTGCGCACACTGAAGCACACGCCGGGTTTCACGCTGGCGGCGGTGGTGACGCTGGCGCTGGCCATCGGGGCGAACACCGTCCTCTTCAGCGCCATCCACGCCATGCTGCTCAAGCCCCTGCCCTTCCGGAGCCCGGCGGAGCTGGTGCGCATCTGGTGCGAGCAGGAAGGCATCAACTTCGCGTCCGTGACGCCCGCGGAGCTGCTCGGGTGGCGTGAGCACTCCAGGGGCTTCAGCGAGCTGGCGGGCTTCTCCCGTCGGGACTTGAGCCTCACGGGCGGAGACACCCCCGAGCGGGTCCGCGCCGCGCGAGTCACCCCCAACTTCTTCAAGCTGCTGGGCACCTCGCCCATGCAGGGGCGCGACTTCGTGGATGAGGACGCCCAGCCCGACAATGCCTCCCGCACCGCGCTGGTGAGTCACGGCTTCTGGCGCATGTCGATGGGAGGCGCCGCGGACGCGGTGGGCCGCGACATCATCCTCGATGGCCACTCGCACACCGTGGTGGGCATCCTTCCGGAGGGCTTCACGTTCCCGGACTTCGGCGACCACGTCGATGTGTGGCTGCCCGACTGGATGGACCCGGAGGCACACGGCAACCACTACATGCGCGTGCTGGGTCGCCTGGCGCCGGGCATCTCGATGGAGGCGGCGACGGCGGACCTGAAGCGGGCGGCGCTGACCGTCTACGAGTCGCGCGTGGGCGACAAGCCCGACAAGGCCCATACCGTCACGACGGCGCTGTGGCAGGAGCACCTCACCTCGAGCAGCCGACCCGTGTTGTGGGCGCTCTGGGGCGCGGTGGGCTTCGTGCTGCTCATCGCCTGCGCCAACGTGGCCAACCTGCTCCTCGTGCGTGCCCTGGCGCGGCAGCGCGACGGGGCCATCCGCGCGGCGCTCGGTGCGAGCCGCGCGCGCCGGGTGCAGCAGGCGCTGGCGGAGAGCGTGCTCCTGGGGTTGTTCGGTGGCGTGGTCGGGCTGCTCCTCGTCATGTGGGGCATGGAGCTGGTGCGCACGCTGCTTCCGGAGTCGATGCTGCGCATGACGCCGGTGGAGCTGAGCGTGCCCGCGCTCCTGTTCAGCCTCGCCCTCTCGGTGGGAGCGGGCCTGCTCTTCGGACTCGCGCCCGCGCTGCACACCACGGGCATGGACGTACTGCCCCTGCTCAAGCAGTCCAGCACCGCCGTGGGCGCTCGGGCCAACCACCCGCTGCGCAACATGCTGGTGGCGGTGCAGCTCGCGCTGGCGCTGGTGCTCCTCGTGGGCACGGTGTTGATGGTGCAGACGCTGCGCAACGTGCAGGGCGTGGCCCCGGGGTTCGACGCGGAAGGGGTGCTCGCCGGACGTCTGTCATTGCCCGACGTCAAATATCCCCATCCCGAGAAGCTCCGCGGCTTCTACACCGAGCTGCTCGGGCGCCTGCGCGCGCTGCCGGAGGTGGAGTCGGCGGGAGTGGTCAATGACGCGCCGCTGGGAGGATCCAACACCAACGGCGACTTCACGCTGGAAGGAGGCGCCGTGAATCCGACGGCGCGCCATGTCGCCGAGTTCCGCGTGGCCTCTCCTGACTACTTCCGCACCCTGCGCATCGCCGTGAGGCAGGGCCGGGATTTCGGGCCCCAGGACTCCGAGAAGAGCGCGCCGGTCATCATCGTCAACGAGAGCTTCGTGCGCACCTTCCTGGGCGGAAGCGAGCCCCTGGGCCGCAGGGTGCGTCTGGACTGGAGCGACCACGAGCCCTTCCGGGAGATCGTGGGCGTGGTCGCGGACGTGCGCCACGCGCGGCTGACGGAGCCCGCGACGCCGGAGGCCTATGTCCCGTTCGACCAGTACCCGCTGCGGGTCATGTCCCTCGTGCTGCGCACCCGGCGCGAGCCCTCCACCCTTGCGGGCTCGGTGCGCCAGGAGCTCAAGGCCCTGGACGCCGACCAGCCCATCTTCGACCTGCTGCCATTCGACACCCGGCTGGAGCGACAGCTGTCCCGCCCCCTGGCGACGACGCGGCTCCTGGCGGCCTTCGCGCTGCTCGCGGTGGTGCTGGCCGGCGTGGGTGTCTATGGCGTCATGGCCTACTCAGTGGGGCAACGCACACGGGAGCTGGGCATCCGCCTGGCGCTCGGCGCACATCCCCGGCAGGTGCTGGGCCTGGTGATGCGTCAGGGACTCAGGCTCACGGTGTTGGGCGTGGGAATGGGCTTGCTCACCGCGGTGGTCTGCATGCGGCTGCTTGCTTCGTTGCTGTATGGCGTGAATGCCAATGAGCCCACCGTCTTCGCGGGTGTCGCTCTCGTGCTCGCGGGAGTGTCCATCCTGGCCACGTGGGTCCCCGCGCTGCGCGCGAGCCGCGTGTCGCCCTCCGTCTCGCTTCGCGCCGAGTAG
- a CDS encoding mechanosensitive ion channel family protein, with the protein MLILILLGARATSQDQDLKRDLTGALRLLVMCLAVRMAAWALPQTTPPGLVKAIQVAWMLTFAFGVIRASVGFGLKLARLRTPSVATPKILRNVIDFLLYTLAAVPILQTQLNLDLTGLVATSAVLSVVIGLALQETLGNLFAGLSLQLDKPFEVGDFIRIGEHTGRVAQVNWRSIRIMTFRRELVTLPNSVVAKEQLKNFSQDRDPVGVDAQVRASYDTPPNVMKAALLDVVREIPQVLVDPPPIARTLAFDESCVRYMVRFFVNDFSLADAVTAEVYTRLWYRLRRDGVESPVPQRVVRMREDKPTPELPEHTVLRLLRAVDLFEPLADADLERLGQEVHVRRFGRDEHIIQEGDDGRTFYVLASGEVSVRAGKLQAEVTRLGQGSYFGEMSLLTGEKRAATIVALEDSILIEVDRPTFARLFGEHPGLARQLSAILAQRRTQLRAVAEASGAGTDPIPAEVGRILGRLRQIFGLHASHE; encoded by the coding sequence GTGCTGATCCTCATCCTGCTGGGCGCGCGAGCGACCTCCCAGGACCAGGACCTGAAGCGGGACCTGACCGGCGCGCTCCGCCTCCTGGTGATGTGCCTGGCGGTGCGCATGGCGGCCTGGGCCCTGCCCCAGACGACGCCACCCGGACTGGTGAAAGCGATTCAAGTCGCCTGGATGCTGACGTTCGCGTTCGGCGTCATCCGCGCGAGCGTGGGCTTCGGCCTGAAGCTGGCCCGGCTGCGCACGCCGTCCGTGGCCACGCCGAAGATCCTCCGCAACGTCATCGACTTCCTGCTGTACACGCTGGCCGCGGTCCCCATCCTCCAGACACAGCTCAACCTGGACCTGACGGGCCTGGTGGCCACGTCCGCGGTGCTGTCGGTGGTCATCGGTCTGGCGTTGCAGGAGACACTGGGCAACCTCTTCGCGGGCCTATCGTTGCAGCTGGACAAGCCCTTCGAGGTCGGGGACTTCATCCGCATCGGCGAGCACACCGGACGCGTGGCGCAGGTCAACTGGCGCTCCATCCGCATCATGACGTTCCGCCGGGAGCTGGTGACGCTGCCCAACTCGGTGGTGGCCAAGGAGCAGCTCAAGAACTTCTCCCAGGACCGCGACCCGGTGGGCGTGGACGCGCAGGTGCGAGCCTCGTACGACACCCCGCCCAACGTGATGAAGGCGGCGCTGCTGGACGTGGTGCGCGAGATTCCGCAGGTGCTGGTGGACCCGCCGCCCATCGCCCGCACGCTCGCGTTCGACGAGTCGTGCGTGCGCTACATGGTGCGCTTCTTCGTCAATGACTTCTCGCTCGCGGACGCGGTGACGGCGGAGGTCTACACGCGGCTGTGGTACCGGCTGCGGCGCGACGGCGTGGAATCGCCCGTGCCCCAGCGCGTGGTGCGCATGCGCGAGGACAAGCCCACGCCGGAGCTGCCCGAGCACACCGTGCTGCGGCTCCTCCGGGCCGTGGACCTGTTCGAGCCCCTGGCGGACGCGGACCTGGAGCGGCTGGGCCAGGAGGTCCACGTGCGCCGCTTCGGACGGGACGAGCACATCATCCAGGAAGGCGATGACGGGCGGACGTTCTACGTGCTCGCGTCCGGAGAGGTCAGCGTGCGCGCGGGCAAGCTCCAGGCGGAAGTGACGCGGCTGGGCCAGGGAAGCTACTTCGGCGAGATGTCACTGCTCACCGGCGAGAAGCGCGCGGCCACCATCGTCGCCCTCGAGGACTCCATCCTCATCGAGGTCGACCGCCCCACCTTCGCGCGGCTGTTCGGCGAACACCCGGGCCTCGCCCGGCAGCTCTCCGCCATCCTGGCGCAGCGGCGCACCCAGCTGCGCGCCGTGGCCGAGGCGAGCGGCGCGGGCACCGACCCCATCCCCGCCGAAGTGGGTCGAATCCTCGGGCGGCTGCGCCAGATCTTCGGGCTGCACGCCTCTCACGAGTAG
- the holB gene encoding DNA polymerase III subunit delta', with product MTLASVLGQPRAIDSLQAALRAGAVHHAYLFAGPEGVGKERAAIGLAQALTCPEQPDVGCGTCASCVRVARGLHPDVTWVMPDDERVSRGLAGRSDFTGTPSRDLRVEQIRGLQERLALRGLESRRKVAILVSAQAMNVQAQNAFLKTLEEPPSDTTLVLVASAMDKLLPTIRSRCSKLHFGPLPVELVAERVRTERKLDADTAQLAAIMSGGSLGRALALDVAALARRKDVVSAFESLRGEDAVGLLRFADEHGGSREDAEATLELLVLWTRDVALAKAGQEALLANRDLRTLAVEVASRHSEVSLHRRHVLFEGARAAVARNGAPRLQLERMLIDLFTEASR from the coding sequence ATGACGCTCGCCTCGGTGCTGGGACAGCCCCGCGCGATTGATTCACTTCAGGCGGCCCTTCGCGCGGGCGCGGTTCACCATGCGTACCTCTTCGCGGGGCCCGAGGGGGTGGGCAAGGAGCGGGCGGCCATCGGCCTGGCCCAGGCCCTCACGTGCCCCGAGCAGCCGGACGTGGGCTGTGGCACTTGCGCCAGCTGCGTGCGGGTCGCTCGCGGACTGCATCCCGATGTCACCTGGGTGATGCCGGATGATGAGCGGGTGTCGCGAGGGCTCGCGGGGCGCTCGGACTTCACGGGCACGCCGAGCCGCGACCTGCGCGTGGAGCAGATTCGAGGGCTCCAGGAGCGGCTCGCGCTGCGCGGCCTGGAGTCGCGCCGCAAGGTGGCCATCCTCGTCTCCGCGCAGGCGATGAACGTGCAGGCGCAGAACGCGTTCCTCAAGACGCTGGAGGAGCCGCCGTCGGACACCACGCTGGTGTTGGTGGCGAGCGCCATGGACAAGCTGCTGCCCACCATCCGCAGCCGGTGCAGCAAGCTCCACTTCGGTCCGCTCCCGGTGGAGCTGGTCGCCGAGCGCGTGCGCACCGAGCGCAAGCTGGACGCCGACACCGCGCAGCTGGCGGCCATCATGTCGGGCGGAAGCCTGGGGCGGGCCCTGGCGCTGGACGTGGCGGCGCTGGCGCGGCGCAAGGACGTGGTCTCCGCCTTCGAGTCGCTGCGAGGCGAGGACGCGGTGGGCCTGCTGCGCTTCGCGGACGAGCACGGCGGCTCGCGCGAGGACGCCGAGGCGACGCTGGAGCTGCTGGTGCTGTGGACGCGCGACGTGGCGCTGGCGAAGGCGGGGCAGGAGGCGCTGCTGGCCAATCGGGACCTGCGCACGCTCGCGGTGGAGGTGGCCTCGCGGCACTCCGAGGTGTCGCTGCACCGCAGACATGTGTTGTTCGAGGGCGCTCGCGCGGCGGTGGCTCGCAACGGCGCGCCCAGGCTTCAGCTGGAGCGCATGCTCATCGATTTGTTCACGGAGGCCTCGCGATGA